In uncultured Draconibacterium sp., one genomic interval encodes:
- a CDS encoding nucleoside hydrolase-like domain-containing protein, with protein MRRIKNIYTAFCLATLFFASCGNKSHLTIDNYPKSRIIVLTDILNEPDDSQTLVRLLMYSNEVDIEGLIAVSSCHQYKGKNDPNPDRNTVHPDEIKKYVKAYGKVRENLMKHIDGWPTTDYLLSVTGAGPEGFGTRDIGPGLSTSGSAIICNAIKKQDERPLYVIINGGANCLAQALIDLGQEISRDELDELLKNVRVCDNAGQDNAGAWIAYNFPDLHYKRSSHQVYNFMNQTGPAVWDTTFYPGKAQHLWAAEHIQNNHGVLGAIYPTRMRWKDPTTFSTIEGGGSGNFIGFANRGLYHPEHIEWGGWGGRFKTEKEKNIYANQLKWAEKDLFYSEDEFKPYFMFPEASDNWTDPITGKEYNGIGVPIFRWRRAYQNDFRARMDWCVKDYRTANHNPVAAVNGDKSDGIVYLNAIAGSMVKLDASDSADPDGDELSFRWFYYPEAGTYEGSVQLNRQDDSDVEIYVPGDAVEKQIHIILEVEDKHPEVPLTAYRRVIIKATNK; from the coding sequence ATGCGAAGAATAAAAAATATCTACACCGCTTTTTGTTTAGCAACTCTATTCTTTGCCAGTTGTGGAAATAAATCGCATCTCACCATTGATAATTATCCCAAAAGCAGAATCATTGTACTAACTGATATTTTGAACGAACCTGATGATTCTCAGACTTTGGTGCGCTTACTCATGTATTCAAATGAAGTGGATATTGAAGGCTTAATCGCAGTGTCCTCTTGTCATCAATATAAAGGTAAAAACGATCCAAATCCTGATAGGAATACAGTTCATCCCGACGAGATTAAGAAATATGTCAAAGCCTATGGGAAGGTACGAGAGAATCTTATGAAACACATTGATGGTTGGCCGACAACGGACTACTTATTGAGCGTTACCGGTGCCGGACCGGAGGGATTTGGAACCCGGGATATTGGGCCTGGGCTGTCAACCTCTGGCTCTGCGATAATTTGTAATGCTATAAAAAAACAAGATGAGCGACCACTCTATGTTATAATTAATGGAGGAGCTAATTGTTTGGCACAAGCGCTTATTGATTTGGGACAAGAGATCTCAAGGGATGAACTTGACGAGCTATTAAAAAATGTGCGTGTTTGTGATAACGCAGGACAAGATAATGCCGGAGCCTGGATAGCATATAATTTTCCAGATTTGCACTATAAAAGAAGTTCACATCAGGTATACAATTTTATGAATCAAACAGGGCCGGCTGTTTGGGATACTACCTTTTATCCGGGGAAAGCCCAACATTTGTGGGCTGCAGAACATATACAAAACAACCATGGTGTACTGGGAGCAATTTATCCTACCCGTATGCGATGGAAAGATCCGACTACCTTTAGTACAATCGAAGGGGGAGGTAGCGGAAACTTTATCGGATTTGCAAATAGAGGACTTTATCATCCGGAACACATCGAATGGGGAGGCTGGGGAGGCCGTTTTAAAACTGAAAAAGAGAAAAATATTTATGCCAATCAGCTGAAATGGGCAGAAAAGGATTTGTTTTATTCTGAAGATGAATTTAAACCCTATTTCATGTTTCCAGAAGCCAGTGATAATTGGACTGATCCAATTACCGGTAAGGAATACAATGGTATTGGAGTACCAATATTTCGCTGGCGACGTGCATATCAGAACGACTTTAGGGCACGAATGGACTGGTGCGTGAAAGATTACCGTACGGCCAACCATAATCCGGTTGCTGCGGTAAATGGAGATAAAAGCGATGGTATTGTTTATTTGAATGCAATAGCAGGGAGTATGGTAAAACTCGATGCTTCAGATTCAGCAGATCCTGATGGTGATGAATTGTCTTTTAGGTGGTTTTACTACCCGGAGGCAGGAACTTACGAAGGCTCAGTTCAACTCAACAGGCAGGATGATTCTGACGTGGAAATCTATGTCCCTGGAGACGCGGTTGAAAAACAAATTCATATAATTCTTGAAGTAGAAGACAAACATCCCGAAGTTCCGCTAACTGCATACCGAAGAGTTATTATAAAAGCAACCAATAAATAA
- a CDS encoding family 16 glycoside hydrolase produces MNEKTFFLLLIATLLFVTGISCAQPLSDYRWTTIDATGEAKGRHENAFVEYNGKFYLLGGRGINPVNVFNPETNSWETKGKSPMEIHHFQAVLYGDTIYLVGAMTGKYPEELPLENIWKYYPKSDTWEKGVEIPKERRRGGAGAVLYNNKIYMVCGIEYGHTSGTNNYFDSYDLKTGEWEILTKAPHIRDHFPAIVVDDKLYCVGGRNTSVHYPDNFGAFFAATIPEVDVYDFKKETWATLKEKLPYPSAAGGLVQNDNKLIYMGGECSWANASFQTQALNLETGKWEQLASLVCGRHGSGAVLYQNKIFLAAGSPNKGGGNMNSIEVFSAEHEWQSLFNGKNLDGWEVKCVEQDRAKEYWTVDNGTILCNTKGNTDHQYIWLQSTNEFADFELRLKFQASDNNEGNAGVQIRSRFDEKAKVDEDYVGWLDGAQIDIHPQGPWRNGFIYDETRGTRRWIFPDLPDWKISEEEYAPKKVVYYKEDEGPGWNDMRIICKGNHITTFVNNVKVADYDGTGILDNDDHVKNKVSGSGHIALQLHKHSNNYIRFKDIEIREL; encoded by the coding sequence ATGAATGAAAAGACTTTTTTCCTTTTACTGATTGCAACACTTCTTTTTGTTACTGGAATTAGCTGTGCGCAGCCATTGTCGGATTACCGATGGACAACCATTGACGCCACTGGAGAAGCAAAAGGTCGCCACGAAAATGCTTTTGTTGAGTATAATGGCAAGTTTTATTTGTTGGGAGGGCGGGGAATAAACCCTGTAAACGTATTTAACCCGGAAACAAACAGCTGGGAAACCAAAGGGAAATCACCTATGGAGATCCACCATTTTCAAGCGGTGCTTTATGGCGATACAATTTATTTGGTGGGTGCAATGACCGGAAAATACCCGGAAGAATTACCACTGGAGAATATCTGGAAATACTATCCGAAAAGCGATACGTGGGAAAAAGGAGTTGAAATTCCAAAAGAACGAAGAAGAGGAGGAGCCGGAGCAGTTTTGTATAATAATAAAATATACATGGTGTGTGGAATTGAATACGGACACACCAGCGGTACCAATAATTATTTTGATAGTTATGATTTAAAAACCGGCGAATGGGAAATTCTAACAAAAGCACCTCATATTCGCGACCATTTTCCGGCAATAGTGGTGGATGACAAATTGTATTGTGTAGGCGGAAGAAATACAAGCGTTCATTATCCTGACAATTTTGGAGCTTTTTTTGCTGCTACAATTCCCGAAGTTGATGTTTATGATTTTAAGAAAGAAACCTGGGCTACCCTGAAAGAAAAACTACCCTACCCATCAGCTGCCGGAGGTTTGGTTCAAAACGATAATAAACTTATTTACATGGGAGGCGAATGCAGCTGGGCAAATGCCAGTTTTCAAACCCAGGCACTCAATCTGGAAACCGGAAAGTGGGAGCAACTGGCATCGCTTGTTTGCGGGCGGCATGGTAGTGGAGCTGTTTTATATCAGAATAAAATTTTTCTTGCTGCCGGCAGTCCAAATAAGGGCGGAGGAAACATGAATTCAATTGAAGTTTTTTCGGCTGAACACGAATGGCAATCGCTATTTAATGGTAAAAATCTTGATGGCTGGGAAGTGAAATGTGTTGAACAAGACAGGGCCAAAGAATATTGGACGGTTGATAATGGAACCATTTTATGCAATACAAAGGGAAATACCGATCATCAGTACATTTGGTTGCAAAGTACCAATGAGTTTGCTGATTTTGAATTGCGATTGAAATTTCAGGCTTCTGATAACAACGAAGGAAATGCCGGTGTTCAGATTCGTAGTAGGTTCGATGAGAAAGCAAAAGTTGACGAGGATTATGTTGGCTGGCTTGATGGCGCACAAATAGATATTCATCCTCAAGGACCCTGGCGTAACGGTTTTATTTACGATGAAACTCGTGGAACGCGTCGTTGGATTTTCCCCGATTTGCCTGATTGGAAAATCTCTGAAGAAGAATATGCTCCCAAAAAGGTGGTGTATTACAAAGAAGATGAAGGGCCAGGCTGGAATGATATGCGCATCATTTGTAAAGGAAATCATATCACCACTTTCGTTAATAATGTAAAAGTAGCTGATTATGATGGAACGGGAATTTTAGACAATGATGATCATGTAAAAAACAAAGTCTCCGGGAGTGGGCACATTGCCCTTCAGCTGCATAAACATTCAAACAATTATATCCGGTTTAAAGATATTGAAATACGGGAGTTGTAA
- a CDS encoding T9SS type A sorting domain-containing protein yields MKRFISFAFLLSTIAFSSYAQLEVYPFSTFDSEIISEQYAVRVRTLKANGTQDSWQDITVLNVVPREPHEHPICGEQSSAFNITGDRRTSFAPFAFSGPIEIEVTKLFGELATRVEITPKAYNINPHYFDGQVVRFAIKEWSYISVNFMSADNRDSDGAGGTHIKHGLMLFADKPESEAGYDIPLPTDQGVVVWNNDTDIETIRNADIIYFPAGDHKMKEHKDNQQEFLTNPNDMEASPLYHGQLRLNKSQKIYLAPGAYVRGCFNGRGYDGVWIYGRGVVSGRDHLFHEILIPEFDNEGNWVHRTATKEAFVDLIGCDDIRMDGICIIEPFHHTCPSGKRGLIKNIKILGFNYNNDGVRPGDGTLVDEIFIKTMDDYDYARGNHMFKNSVIWPMFNGSVGMISWSTLGGEGWWFQNNHIINSETKNNYSNNDGILGSQADFGIQTHNIELKNINIDHPITNLVDAQILDEGTSTNYDTWFRDFRFVNIKADYPFQRTNGDVQLNRLKGLKRDNRIAWVENFTFTNFVVDGTLVTFDNYKNYFDLNLQGSNGVNTDVDKYVRNITFNTSGELYTINVVCGEGGQCFPTGNAGVIDCPEGTSQTVSFQPREGFKVKEVKVDGESVGRKQMFLFEVVQQNHTIEVIFEEGDDYFDLPIDSTLLSTITSAKNGPQILKTMKVYPNPSDSFVNISGLEGKGQLRLYDISGKLIRAINYSKSFHLFDLSDCNKGIYFMQAVSGRQMQVCKIIVN; encoded by the coding sequence ATGAAAAGATTTATTTCTTTTGCCTTTCTACTTTCGACTATTGCCTTTTCATCCTATGCACAGCTTGAAGTTTATCCATTCTCAACGTTCGACTCCGAAATTATTTCAGAACAATACGCTGTAAGAGTACGAACATTAAAAGCAAACGGAACCCAAGATAGCTGGCAGGATATTACTGTACTAAATGTGGTTCCTCGCGAACCACACGAACATCCAATTTGTGGCGAACAGTCCAGTGCTTTTAATATTACCGGCGATCGAAGAACTTCGTTTGCTCCCTTCGCTTTTAGTGGCCCCATTGAAATAGAAGTAACAAAGTTGTTCGGAGAATTGGCAACAAGAGTGGAAATTACTCCAAAAGCTTACAACATCAATCCGCATTATTTCGATGGGCAGGTTGTGCGTTTTGCCATAAAAGAATGGAGCTACATCAGTGTGAATTTTATGTCGGCAGACAACCGCGACAGTGACGGAGCAGGAGGGACGCACATCAAACACGGATTAATGCTTTTTGCCGATAAACCCGAGAGCGAGGCCGGTTACGATATTCCTCTGCCAACCGATCAGGGTGTGGTAGTTTGGAACAATGATACGGATATTGAAACCATAAGAAATGCTGATATCATATACTTTCCGGCAGGCGACCATAAGATGAAAGAGCATAAGGATAATCAACAAGAGTTTCTTACAAATCCCAACGATATGGAAGCCTCGCCACTTTACCATGGTCAGCTTCGATTGAATAAGTCGCAAAAAATTTATTTGGCTCCCGGAGCTTATGTCCGTGGCTGCTTTAACGGTCGTGGTTACGATGGTGTTTGGATTTACGGTCGTGGAGTAGTTTCCGGTCGCGATCATTTGTTTCACGAAATTCTTATTCCTGAATTTGATAACGAAGGGAATTGGGTGCACCGAACTGCGACAAAAGAAGCTTTTGTAGATTTAATTGGCTGCGACGATATTCGAATGGATGGCATTTGTATTATCGAACCATTTCACCACACTTGTCCATCGGGGAAACGCGGGTTGATCAAGAACATTAAAATTCTTGGTTTCAATTATAATAACGATGGAGTACGCCCCGGAGACGGTACGTTGGTTGATGAAATTTTTATAAAAACCATGGATGATTACGACTACGCACGTGGCAACCACATGTTTAAAAATTCAGTTATCTGGCCCATGTTTAACGGTTCAGTGGGGATGATTTCGTGGAGCACTTTAGGTGGCGAAGGCTGGTGGTTTCAGAATAATCACATCATTAATTCTGAAACCAAAAACAATTATTCAAACAATGACGGAATTTTAGGGTCGCAAGCCGATTTTGGCATACAAACCCATAATATAGAACTTAAGAACATAAACATAGATCATCCAATTACCAACTTGGTAGATGCGCAGATTCTTGATGAAGGAACGTCCACTAATTACGACACCTGGTTTCGCGATTTCAGGTTTGTAAACATAAAAGCCGATTATCCTTTTCAGCGCACCAATGGCGATGTTCAGTTAAACCGATTAAAAGGCCTGAAACGCGATAACCGAATTGCATGGGTTGAGAATTTTACGTTTACCAATTTTGTGGTGGACGGAACGCTGGTAACTTTTGATAATTATAAAAACTATTTTGACCTTAATTTGCAAGGCTCGAATGGGGTAAACACCGACGTTGATAAATATGTTCGCAATATTACTTTTAACACAAGCGGTGAGCTTTACACTATTAATGTGGTGTGTGGTGAAGGCGGTCAGTGTTTCCCAACGGGAAATGCAGGGGTAATCGATTGCCCGGAAGGAACATCTCAAACTGTTTCTTTTCAACCCCGCGAGGGCTTTAAGGTTAAGGAAGTTAAGGTAGATGGAGAAAGTGTAGGGCGCAAACAAATGTTTCTGTTCGAAGTTGTTCAACAAAATCACACTATCGAAGTAATTTTTGAGGAAGGGGATGATTATTTTGATTTACCTATTGATTCGACTTTGCTATCAACAATAACTTCGGCCAAAAACGGTCCGCAAATTCTGAAAACGATGAAGGTCTATCCAAATCCCAGCGATTCTTTTGTTAACATTTCAGGACTTGAAGGAAAGGGCCAGCTACGATTGTACGATATTTCCGGAAAACTTATTAGAGCCATCAATTATTCTAAATCATTTCATTTATTCGATTTATCTGATTGTAATAAAGGGATTTATTTTATGCAAGCTGTAAGTGGAAGACAAATGCAGGTTTGTAAGATAATTGTCAACTGA
- a CDS encoding sulfatase, producing MKLNLFVLFLLIIGFSSCKSSIKNTGSSFQKPNILFAIADDASWKHFGAYGCDWVKTPAFDRVAENGILFTRAYTPNAKCAPSRSCILTGRNSWQLEEAANHFPYFPEKFKTYAEVLAENGYWVGSVAKGWAPGDPGKINGVKRQLTGPKFDSYKTTPPAKHISNIDYARNFEDFLEKRPEGEPFCFWYGSTEPHRAYEFEAGIKYGGKSVDEIDEVPSFWPDVDTIRKDMLDYAFEIEYFDSHLQKMLQKLEEIGELENTMVIVTADNGMPFPRIKGQVYEYSNHLPLAIMWPKGIKNPGRVVDDFVNFIDFTPTYLELTGLTAKSAGMQPITGKSLTDIFYSGKEGTVTSDRDFVLVGKERHDVGRPNDVGYPVRGILKGGYLYLRNFKTDRWPLGNPETGYLNCDGSPTKTYLLDTRRKKGIMEYWQLNFGKRVEEELYDINKDPFCMNNLAGQTEFAELIAAMYSEMKEKLTQQEDPRILGNGDVFDNYVYSGEDTRDFYNRYMHGEKLEAGWINDSDFDGDLKE from the coding sequence ATGAAACTAAATTTATTTGTTCTATTCCTTCTTATTATCGGTTTCTCAAGCTGCAAATCCAGTATTAAAAATACCGGGTCCAGCTTCCAAAAACCAAATATTCTTTTTGCCATTGCTGATGATGCCTCGTGGAAACATTTTGGTGCCTATGGTTGCGACTGGGTAAAAACCCCAGCATTCGATCGGGTAGCTGAAAACGGAATACTTTTTACCCGCGCCTATACGCCAAATGCCAAATGTGCTCCTTCGCGTTCGTGCATTCTTACCGGCCGAAACAGCTGGCAGCTGGAGGAAGCCGCTAATCATTTTCCATACTTCCCCGAAAAGTTTAAAACCTATGCCGAGGTACTCGCAGAAAACGGTTACTGGGTTGGCAGTGTAGCCAAAGGTTGGGCTCCCGGCGATCCCGGAAAAATTAACGGAGTGAAGCGCCAATTAACAGGGCCTAAATTTGATAGCTATAAAACAACGCCACCGGCAAAACATATCTCCAACATCGATTACGCCAGAAATTTCGAGGATTTCCTTGAAAAACGTCCTGAAGGCGAGCCATTTTGTTTTTGGTATGGAAGTACCGAACCCCATCGCGCTTATGAATTTGAGGCAGGTATAAAATATGGTGGTAAATCAGTTGATGAAATCGACGAAGTTCCGTCTTTTTGGCCTGATGTTGATACCATTCGCAAAGACATGCTCGACTATGCTTTCGAGATTGAATATTTCGACAGTCATTTGCAAAAGATGCTTCAGAAACTCGAAGAGATTGGTGAGTTGGAAAACACCATGGTAATTGTTACGGCAGATAATGGCATGCCTTTCCCTCGTATAAAAGGGCAGGTTTACGAATACTCAAATCACCTGCCACTGGCCATAATGTGGCCTAAAGGGATAAAAAATCCCGGCCGCGTGGTAGATGATTTTGTTAATTTTATTGACTTTACGCCAACCTATCTCGAATTAACCGGCTTAACTGCAAAATCAGCCGGAATGCAACCCATAACCGGGAAAAGCCTGACGGATATATTTTATTCGGGAAAAGAAGGTACTGTAACTTCTGACAGAGATTTTGTTTTGGTAGGAAAAGAACGGCATGATGTGGGGAGGCCAAACGATGTCGGTTATCCGGTAAGGGGAATCCTTAAAGGCGGTTACCTTTACCTCCGAAATTTTAAAACCGATAGATGGCCCTTGGGTAATCCCGAAACAGGATACCTGAATTGCGATGGTAGTCCCACAAAAACGTATCTTCTCGATACCCGTCGTAAAAAAGGAATCATGGAATACTGGCAGTTGAATTTTGGAAAGCGGGTGGAAGAAGAGCTGTACGACATTAACAAGGATCCGTTTTGCATGAACAACCTGGCAGGGCAGACCGAATTTGCAGAATTAATAGCAGCAATGTACAGCGAGATGAAGGAAAAACTTACGCAACAGGAAGATCCGCGTATTCTTGGTAACGGCGATGTTTTTGATAATTATGTGTATTCAGGCGAAGATACACGTGATTTTTACAACCGTTATATGCATGGGGAGAAATTAGAAGCGGGGTGGATAAATGATTCTGATTTTGATGGGGATTTGAAAGAATAA
- a CDS encoding DUF5627 domain-containing protein has translation MKKYLILIAFAVALFSCENQENEFEDYDFQTVYFPIQYPARTLALGESRSDNTIDLEHAFSIGASVGGMYENTIERTVNIRLAPELVDGASVNGSPLKVLPSNYYEPMEFNTITIPAGSFNGKIRVNLTDAFFADTLSTEVNYVIPLVIEPSTQDSVLAGMPLPEIGSSADRRVNSDWMPGFEPKDYTLFAVKYINPYHGMFLHSGVDETLDDSGNVVETFTYKADYVEQDLLTLLSTKSMTTCFMDRLGGQNQGDNFKVELTFNESGNITITSATGDDTVTGTGTFVTADDPNAVVWGDRGHMTINIDYYYTVSGVTHHAMDQLVYRDNNLQYEEFSISLD, from the coding sequence ATGAAGAAATATTTAATATTAATCGCATTTGCAGTTGCTTTGTTTAGCTGCGAAAATCAGGAAAACGAATTTGAAGATTATGATTTTCAAACTGTATATTTCCCGATTCAGTATCCGGCACGTACTTTAGCTTTGGGTGAAAGCCGCTCAGATAACACCATTGATTTGGAACATGCCTTTAGCATTGGTGCCTCGGTTGGAGGGATGTACGAAAATACTATTGAACGTACAGTTAACATCCGTTTGGCTCCGGAATTAGTTGATGGAGCTTCAGTTAATGGTAGTCCGTTAAAAGTGCTTCCTTCAAATTATTACGAACCAATGGAATTTAATACTATTACTATCCCGGCGGGAAGTTTTAATGGCAAAATTCGAGTAAATCTTACCGATGCGTTTTTTGCCGATACACTTTCAACAGAAGTGAATTATGTAATTCCTTTGGTAATAGAACCAAGCACCCAGGATTCGGTTTTAGCAGGTATGCCACTTCCCGAAATTGGCTCCTCTGCCGACCGCCGTGTGAATTCGGACTGGATGCCAGGTTTCGAGCCAAAAGATTATACACTGTTTGCCGTAAAATATATCAATCCATATCATGGAATGTTTTTACATAGTGGTGTTGACGAGACACTTGATGATAGTGGAAATGTTGTGGAAACATTCACCTACAAGGCTGACTATGTAGAGCAGGATCTCTTGACGTTGCTTTCAACAAAATCGATGACAACCTGTTTTATGGATCGTTTAGGTGGACAAAATCAGGGCGACAACTTTAAAGTGGAGTTAACTTTTAACGAATCTGGCAACATAACTATTACATCGGCAACTGGCGACGATACGGTTACCGGAACAGGTACATTTGTCACTGCAGACGATCCGAACGCTGTTGTGTGGGGTGATCGTGGACATATGACTATTAATATAGATTACTACTATACTGTTAGCGGTGTTACTCATCATGCCATGGATCAACTGGTTTACCGCGACAATAATCTGCAGTATGAGGAGTTTTCGATTTCTTTGGATTAA